The Arenicella chitinivorans genome includes a region encoding these proteins:
- a CDS encoding GNAT family N-acetyltransferase, which yields MTDLSNVSKFRAGLASDLALIGHHVQLEPLSSDHVADLTAAAADGELWNLHYTGVPTPDQMPAMVKNALCNRDAGIEHPFVVRRLSDNRVVGSTRYYYLSEQDRNLSIGFTWYSASVHRTGVNTECKLLLLQHAFETMGCIAVHWHTHHDNVRSQKAIQRLGAKFDGIIRNHKIMPNGTIRHTHCFSMIDSEWPQSKAFLTGRLAAFSDS from the coding sequence ATGACTGATTTATCTAACGTATCTAAATTCCGTGCTGGACTGGCCAGCGACCTGGCCCTGATCGGACATCACGTGCAGCTTGAACCGCTCAGCTCAGACCATGTGGCTGACCTAACTGCTGCGGCGGCCGACGGCGAATTATGGAATCTACACTATACCGGAGTGCCCACACCGGACCAAATGCCAGCGATGGTGAAAAATGCCTTGTGCAACCGCGACGCGGGGATTGAACACCCGTTTGTGGTACGACGATTGTCAGACAACCGCGTGGTCGGTAGTACTCGATACTATTATCTCAGCGAGCAAGATCGTAATTTGTCGATTGGGTTTACCTGGTATTCGGCGTCGGTTCATCGCACTGGCGTGAACACCGAGTGTAAGCTGTTGCTGTTACAGCATGCGTTTGAAACAATGGGTTGTATCGCTGTGCACTGGCACACACACCACGACAATGTGCGTTCTCAGAAAGCGATCCAGCGCTTGGGTGCCAAATTTGACGGTATTATTCGCAACCATAAAATCATGCCGAATGGCACGATTCGCCACACGCATTGTTTCTCGATGATCGATTCTGAATGGCCACAGTCCAAAGCCTTTTTGACCGGGCGTCTGGCGGCGTTTTCGGATAGCTAG
- the trhO gene encoding oxygen-dependent tRNA uridine(34) hydroxylase TrhO: MSHINTSNTSRPATNSHPITVCALYKFVQLDDYQNLQPNYLAKLNQLSIRGTLLLATEGINGTIAGSDAAITEFIEWMQLDSRMADLDYKLSYHQTPPFHRTKVKLKREIVTMGVDGIDPNRVVGTYVDAQEWNALLDDPEVVLIDTRNEYEYEIGTFENAINPHTDTFREFPSYVAENLDPQKHKKVAMFCTGGIRCEKASAFMKEQGFEEVFHLKGGVLKYLETVEQERSKWHGECFVFDDRVAVNHDLEKGQYDQCHACRFPITEQDKLSEHYRPGVSCPRCHDALTEEQKARFSEREKQVQLSKDRGESHIGSDSQKAAERNRQLKQQEKQAQRSVSA, translated from the coding sequence ATGTCACATATAAACACAAGCAATACATCTCGTCCTGCGACGAACTCGCACCCGATAACTGTCTGTGCGCTGTACAAATTTGTGCAGCTTGATGATTATCAAAACCTGCAACCAAATTATCTAGCGAAGCTGAATCAGCTCAGTATTCGAGGCACTTTACTGTTGGCAACCGAAGGTATTAACGGCACGATTGCCGGTTCTGACGCCGCCATTACAGAGTTCATTGAATGGATGCAGTTAGACAGCAGAATGGCGGACCTGGATTACAAACTATCGTATCATCAAACACCGCCCTTCCACCGCACGAAAGTTAAATTGAAACGTGAAATCGTTACCATGGGTGTGGACGGTATTGACCCCAACCGTGTCGTTGGTACTTACGTCGATGCGCAGGAGTGGAACGCACTTCTGGACGATCCAGAGGTCGTCCTGATCGACACGCGCAATGAGTATGAATACGAAATCGGCACATTTGAGAACGCCATCAATCCACACACAGATACATTTCGCGAGTTTCCGTCCTATGTTGCCGAAAACTTGGACCCGCAAAAGCATAAGAAAGTGGCGATGTTCTGCACCGGTGGCATTCGTTGCGAGAAAGCGTCGGCGTTTATGAAAGAACAAGGGTTCGAGGAGGTCTTTCATCTCAAAGGCGGTGTTCTTAAATACCTTGAAACGGTGGAACAAGAACGCAGCAAATGGCATGGAGAGTGCTTTGTGTTCGACGATCGCGTTGCGGTGAACCATGACTTAGAGAAAGGTCAGTATGACCAATGCCATGCCTGCCGTTTTCCGATCACCGAACAAGACAAACTGTCTGAGCATTATCGTCCGGGCGTAAGTTGTCCGCGCTGCCATGATGCGCTAACTGAAGAACAAAAAGCACGTTTTTCTGAGCGCGAGAAACAAGTTCAATTATCGAAAGATCGCGGCGAAAGCCATATTGGCTCCGACAGCCAAAAAGCAGCTGAACGAAATCGCCAACTCAAACAGCAGGAAAAACAGGCACAGCGCAGTGTATCAGCATAG
- a CDS encoding beta-ketoacyl synthase, with the protein MNRLPVIVGFGGYNAAGRSSFHHAYRRTVLASLSPEKRVTTLLSLACLMRLVRYENGHYVDIDGDTLSAEAVADKYQSTIETNTLIRRIHAELFDPDQVLAYTELALESAQTSEFTVRRRDLPEPLPANWQVSNVDDRTVKVTIAGDLSVKMNTVRPMEVQSAGMVPTGFIPADQYESRFHPRGLQLTVLGASDAINSVGIAWDDIMAKLSPDQVAVFAASGLGQTDDYGIGGYMQARMRAARATSKQMALGLNSMVADFVNAYMCGSVGTTGAVTGACATFLYNLRLAVDDIKAGRHRLVICGSAEAPVTPEVMEGFAAMSALGTDDRLAKLDGADTADHRRASRPFGENAGFTMGESSQFFVLMDDELAMELGADIYGAVPDVFVNADGFKKSISSPGAGNYITVAKAVAAAQAIVGADTIKHRSFIQAHGSSTPQNRITESMIFDKVAKGFGIDDWPVTAVKAFVGHPLGPASGDQLANTLGVFADGIIPGIKTTDKVADDVFDDHLDIVLQDKSTTMDVAFLNSKGFGGNNATATVLSPRQVESMLKQRYGVDAFVEYTRKRKAVRTTAKAYDDAALTGDLRIIYNFGSGIIEEHEISVSETALNLDRFANPVSLHFSNPYADMVND; encoded by the coding sequence ATGAATCGTTTACCCGTTATCGTCGGCTTTGGTGGTTACAATGCCGCTGGCCGCAGTTCTTTCCATCACGCCTACCGACGTACTGTTTTAGCCAGCTTAAGCCCTGAAAAGCGCGTCACGACCTTACTCAGTCTGGCATGTCTCATGCGTTTAGTTCGCTATGAGAATGGGCATTACGTGGATATAGACGGCGACACATTGTCGGCCGAAGCTGTGGCTGATAAGTACCAGAGCACGATCGAGACCAACACCCTGATTCGACGCATCCATGCCGAACTTTTTGACCCCGACCAAGTGCTGGCATATACGGAGTTGGCGCTCGAAAGTGCGCAAACTTCGGAGTTTACCGTGCGTCGCCGTGATTTGCCTGAGCCATTACCAGCCAACTGGCAAGTGAGCAACGTGGATGATCGTACGGTGAAAGTTACCATTGCCGGCGACCTGTCCGTAAAAATGAACACCGTTCGCCCAATGGAAGTGCAATCTGCTGGTATGGTACCGACCGGTTTCATTCCTGCTGATCAATACGAATCACGCTTTCATCCACGTGGTTTGCAATTAACGGTACTCGGTGCTTCGGATGCCATCAACTCAGTTGGGATCGCCTGGGATGACATCATGGCCAAGTTGTCACCCGATCAGGTGGCAGTTTTTGCAGCCAGCGGATTAGGACAGACTGACGACTATGGTATTGGCGGTTATATGCAAGCTCGTATGCGGGCGGCGCGTGCCACGTCTAAGCAAATGGCACTTGGATTAAATTCGATGGTGGCCGATTTCGTCAATGCCTATATGTGTGGCAGTGTCGGTACCACAGGCGCAGTCACCGGCGCGTGTGCGACGTTTCTCTATAATTTACGACTCGCCGTGGACGACATTAAAGCAGGTCGTCACCGCTTAGTAATCTGTGGTTCAGCCGAAGCGCCGGTGACTCCAGAAGTAATGGAAGGTTTCGCGGCAATGAGTGCTTTAGGTACGGATGACCGACTGGCAAAACTCGATGGTGCAGATACCGCCGATCACCGTCGGGCATCTCGGCCGTTTGGTGAGAACGCGGGTTTTACTATGGGGGAATCATCACAGTTCTTTGTTTTAATGGATGACGAGCTTGCGATGGAGCTTGGTGCGGATATTTATGGCGCGGTACCCGATGTGTTTGTAAACGCAGATGGCTTTAAAAAGTCGATCTCATCACCTGGTGCTGGTAACTATATTACCGTGGCGAAAGCGGTTGCGGCGGCGCAAGCGATCGTCGGTGCCGATACCATTAAACACCGTTCGTTTATTCAGGCGCATGGCTCCAGTACACCGCAGAATCGCATCACTGAATCGATGATTTTCGACAAAGTTGCAAAGGGTTTTGGTATTGATGATTGGCCGGTGACGGCGGTTAAGGCGTTTGTTGGGCATCCGCTCGGCCCCGCCAGTGGTGACCAGTTAGCGAATACCCTCGGTGTGTTTGCTGATGGCATTATTCCCGGTATTAAAACCACTGACAAAGTCGCTGATGACGTGTTTGATGATCATCTGGACATCGTGCTGCAAGATAAATCTACTACGATGGACGTCGCGTTTTTGAACTCCAAAGGGTTCGGCGGTAATAACGCCACCGCTACCGTATTATCGCCCAGGCAAGTCGAGTCTATGCTAAAGCAGCGTTATGGTGTTGACGCGTTCGTCGAATACACACGCAAACGAAAAGCGGTGCGCACGACGGCAAAAGCCTATGACGATGCAGCGTTGACAGGCGATTTGCGTATTATTTATAACTTCGGGAGCGGGATCATTGAGGAGCACGAAATCAGTGTGTCTGAGACGGCGCTGAACTTGGATCGATTCGCTAACCCAGTGTCACTACATTTTAGCAACCCGTATGCGGACATGGTAAATGACTGA